From Corallococcus silvisoli, one genomic window encodes:
- a CDS encoding thioesterase domain-containing protein codes for MNNPAKTPESLSPVKRQLLEQLLKQKQGVGGQAPLGRAVPPVVPIRVKGHREPFFLVHPILGVIFPYYELSAALQLDRPMFGIQSFEDSGALIPQRTMEDIAAYYVQRLREVQPTGPYFLGGWSFGSMAAYEMARQLTEQGQEVRFLGLFDTWAPGAGTVTTYSRFGYSVARDIWSLASDYVYLREQRTPPKAQGSAETSRSRFAAVPDWVQTRVRGVRSTLREMRAGSSDFQAGAEQTPSLRPLLNAYAMNSAAVFRYKPRPYTGRVTLFRTRADSALHGRDPSWGWGRLAQGGVDVHAIDGNHMTLLKPPHVQSLAAKVKACLEALDART; via the coding sequence ATGAACAACCCCGCCAAGACCCCGGAGAGCTTGTCCCCGGTCAAACGACAGCTGCTCGAGCAGCTCCTCAAGCAGAAGCAAGGCGTCGGCGGCCAGGCCCCGCTGGGCCGCGCCGTCCCTCCCGTCGTCCCCATCCGGGTGAAGGGCCACCGGGAGCCCTTCTTCCTCGTCCACCCCATCCTCGGGGTGATCTTCCCGTACTACGAGCTGTCCGCGGCGTTGCAGCTCGACCGGCCCATGTTCGGCATCCAGTCCTTCGAGGACAGCGGGGCGCTCATCCCGCAGCGGACCATGGAGGACATCGCCGCCTACTACGTGCAGCGGCTCCGAGAGGTACAGCCCACGGGCCCCTACTTCCTGGGCGGCTGGTCCTTCGGAAGCATGGCCGCGTACGAGATGGCGCGTCAGCTCACCGAGCAGGGGCAGGAGGTCCGCTTCCTCGGGCTCTTCGACACCTGGGCACCGGGCGCGGGCACGGTGACGACCTACTCGCGCTTCGGGTACTCCGTGGCGCGCGACATCTGGAGTCTGGCGTCTGACTATGTCTACCTGCGGGAGCAGCGGACGCCCCCGAAGGCCCAGGGAAGCGCGGAGACGTCGCGCAGCCGCTTCGCCGCGGTTCCGGATTGGGTCCAGACCCGGGTGCGCGGAGTGCGCTCGACCCTGCGTGAGATGCGAGCGGGCTCCTCCGACTTCCAGGCCGGAGCCGAGCAGACGCCGAGCCTACGCCCGCTCTTGAACGCGTACGCGATGAACAGCGCCGCGGTGTTCCGCTACAAGCCCAGGCCGTACACGGGGCGGGTCACGCTCTTCCGCACACGGGCGGACTCCGCGCTGCATGGCCGCGACCCCAGCTGGGGCTGGGGCAGGCTGGCCCAGGGCGGCGTGGATGTTCACGCCATCGACGGCAACCACATGACCCTGCTCAAGCCCCCGCACGTGCAGAGCCTCGCGGCGAAGGTGAAGGCCTGCCTGGAGGCGCTGGACGCTCGGACCTGA
- a CDS encoding CAP domain-containing protein, whose amino-acid sequence MIPAGLIVFLVAAAAEPEPAVLEQRAARFLQTQAAAAGQPEPVLDEVLVRAARRLAKRALGAGAARAPDALTATDAISEEGGADIVVSTVAVHAGVPSHALELLQENPELRKAGGTHLGVGVALEGSQVALVVMKTDRRVQLERFPRALSASDQGVRLCGELLPPLSAPNVDVSRPDGTVTRMKLLPARTAPSGREVQGVGFVRQRDLPAPTETRSFCVEPRFSQPGVHTVTVTGGDGPRLNVGGVFRVRVGASAPAPAEPAGLAEARLGMQARINALRSAAGLVPVKRDGLVERVAQAYADRMVREGFFGIEAPDGTSARDRLPDDNPTCDYVPQDASVDQRRNVDLSAMCDARETDPLWGGQNVGWGAGALAAHFSLETTAEARRNLLEPAMRFAGVGLAWREVEGRREALVVEVLTRRPLDSMKGGAATPEALSYRLLARLRPATLRALKPNAVLAKLAAEVARSSQPPGEVTDPALYERALKALPGAESVAIEVHAVDDPLGLPRSPWLMDASLTHVGVGAQPAGVPGGGPNAARVAIIYARVPAPQR is encoded by the coding sequence ATGATTCCAGCTGGGCTGATTGTCTTCCTCGTGGCGGCGGCGGCCGAGCCGGAGCCGGCGGTGTTGGAGCAGCGGGCTGCTCGATTTCTGCAGACGCAGGCCGCGGCGGCAGGGCAACCCGAGCCGGTGCTGGATGAGGTGCTCGTCCGGGCCGCGAGGCGTCTGGCGAAGCGGGCGCTGGGCGCCGGGGCGGCGCGGGCTCCTGATGCGCTGACGGCAACGGATGCCATCAGCGAGGAAGGCGGCGCCGACATCGTGGTCTCCACCGTGGCGGTGCATGCGGGAGTTCCCTCCCATGCGCTCGAGCTCCTTCAAGAGAACCCGGAGCTGCGCAAGGCTGGAGGCACGCACCTGGGCGTAGGGGTGGCCCTCGAGGGTTCGCAGGTGGCCCTCGTCGTGATGAAGACGGACCGTCGGGTCCAGCTCGAACGCTTTCCCCGGGCCCTGTCGGCCTCCGACCAGGGCGTGCGCCTGTGTGGTGAGCTGCTGCCTCCGCTGAGCGCACCGAACGTCGACGTCTCCCGTCCGGATGGAACGGTGACCCGGATGAAGCTGCTTCCGGCCCGCACGGCGCCCTCTGGCCGAGAGGTCCAGGGGGTCGGCTTCGTGCGGCAGCGCGACCTGCCGGCCCCCACCGAAACGCGGTCCTTCTGCGTGGAGCCGCGGTTCTCCCAGCCGGGCGTCCACACCGTGACGGTGACGGGAGGGGACGGCCCACGCCTCAACGTTGGCGGCGTCTTCCGGGTCCGGGTGGGCGCGTCGGCTCCGGCCCCCGCGGAACCTGCGGGACTGGCCGAGGCCCGCCTCGGGATGCAGGCCCGCATCAATGCGTTGCGCTCCGCGGCCGGGCTCGTGCCCGTGAAGCGCGACGGGCTCGTGGAGCGAGTGGCACAGGCCTACGCGGACCGGATGGTGAGGGAGGGCTTCTTCGGCATCGAGGCACCGGACGGCACTTCGGCGCGCGACCGCCTGCCTGACGACAACCCCACGTGTGACTACGTCCCGCAGGATGCCAGCGTGGACCAGCGCCGCAACGTCGATCTGTCCGCGATGTGCGACGCCCGCGAGACGGATCCGCTGTGGGGTGGGCAGAACGTGGGCTGGGGCGCCGGCGCGCTCGCGGCGCACTTCAGCCTCGAGACCACCGCCGAGGCCCGCCGCAACCTCCTGGAGCCCGCGATGCGCTTCGCGGGAGTGGGGCTCGCGTGGCGGGAGGTCGAGGGGCGGCGCGAAGCGCTCGTGGTGGAAGTGCTGACCCGGCGTCCGCTGGACTCCATGAAGGGCGGCGCGGCCACGCCCGAAGCCCTCTCCTACCGGCTGCTGGCGAGGCTGCGGCCCGCCACCCTCCGCGCGCTGAAGCCCAACGCCGTCCTGGCGAAGCTCGCGGCGGAGGTGGCTCGGAGCAGCCAGCCTCCCGGAGAAGTCACCGACCCGGCGCTGTACGAGCGGGCGCTGAAGGCCCTCCCCGGCGCCGAGTCGGTGGCCATTGAAGTGCATGCGGTCGATGACCCCCTGGGGCTGCCGCGCTCGCCCTGGTTGATGGATGCGAGCCTGACGCACGTCGGTGTGGGCGCCCAGCCCGCGGGCGTGCCCGGTGGCGGACCGAACGCCGCCCGGGTGGCCATCATCTACGCCAGGGTCCCTGCACCACAGCGGTAG
- the cml gene encoding CmlA/FloR family chloramphenicol efflux MFS transporter — MFLICADAIVPDPKSLSWNHSVPAALWLMAPFDLLASLAMDIYLPVVPAMAGILDTSPTLIQLTLSLYMAVLGLGQVVFGPVSDRIGRRRVLLGGALLFATASFLLAGTSNAALFVGFRLLQAVGASAALVATFATVRDVYAERPESAVIYSLFSSMLAFVPALGPVAGALLAKHFGWRAIFITLGVLATAAMLNALPRWHETRPAGGPHRGAAFKPILRSATFWTYTLGFSAAMGAFFVFFSTAPRVLMGQAGFSAFGFSLAFATAALAMIVTTRFAKRFVARWGLAGSLTRGMLLLLLGAAMLAAGQLLAAPSFWTFIVPMWVIAAGIVFAASVTANGALQAFGAVAGTAVALYFCVQSLIVGVLGTLMIVMLDGDTAWPLVGYASLMALMTLTSLLFLGVRQRAPESAEPPKAS; from the coding sequence ATGTTCCTCATTTGTGCGGATGCGATCGTGCCTGACCCGAAATCCTTGTCGTGGAATCACTCCGTGCCAGCAGCGCTGTGGCTGATGGCTCCCTTCGACCTCCTGGCCTCGCTGGCCATGGACATCTACCTGCCCGTGGTTCCGGCGATGGCCGGAATCCTTGATACCTCTCCCACCCTCATCCAGCTCACGCTGAGCCTTTACATGGCCGTGCTTGGGCTTGGACAGGTGGTGTTCGGTCCGGTCTCGGATCGCATCGGCCGGCGCCGGGTGTTGCTGGGCGGTGCGTTGTTGTTCGCGACCGCTTCGTTCCTGCTCGCGGGGACGTCCAACGCCGCGCTCTTCGTTGGCTTCCGGCTCCTGCAAGCGGTAGGGGCCTCCGCGGCCCTCGTCGCCACGTTCGCGACAGTCCGGGACGTGTACGCGGAGCGGCCCGAGAGCGCGGTCATCTACAGCTTGTTCAGCAGCATGCTGGCCTTCGTTCCGGCGCTCGGTCCGGTCGCCGGGGCCTTGCTCGCGAAACACTTCGGATGGCGAGCCATCTTCATCACGCTCGGCGTCCTGGCGACGGCGGCGATGCTGAATGCCTTGCCAAGGTGGCACGAGACGCGTCCGGCCGGCGGGCCTCACCGTGGGGCCGCGTTCAAGCCCATCCTGCGCAGCGCCACGTTCTGGACGTACACCCTGGGCTTCAGCGCGGCGATGGGGGCCTTCTTCGTGTTCTTCTCCACCGCGCCCCGGGTCCTCATGGGGCAGGCTGGCTTCTCGGCGTTCGGGTTCAGCCTTGCCTTCGCCACCGCCGCGCTCGCGATGATCGTGACGACGCGCTTCGCGAAGCGTTTCGTGGCCCGCTGGGGGCTGGCGGGGAGCCTCACCCGAGGGATGCTCCTGTTGTTGCTGGGCGCCGCGATGCTGGCCGCCGGACAGCTCCTCGCGGCCCCGTCATTCTGGACATTCATCGTGCCGATGTGGGTCATCGCGGCGGGCATCGTGTTCGCCGCCTCCGTCACCGCCAATGGCGCACTCCAGGCCTTCGGCGCCGTGGCGGGGACGGCCGTCGCGCTCTACTTCTGCGTCCAGAGCCTCATCGTCGGGGTCCTGGGGACGCTGATGATCGTCATGCTCGACGGTGACACCGCCTGGCCCTTGGTGGGATACGCATCGTTGATGGCATTGATGACGTTGACCTCCCTGCTGTTCCTCGGCGTCCGTCAGCGGGCACCCGAGTCAGCCGAGCCGCCCAAGGCCAGCTGA
- a CDS encoding DUF1570 domain-containing protein, which translates to MSLRLGIWGLALTLFSGCAASRALCPAEGGRPWREVRSTHFRLRTNLEPKAASQTAVELEEFRRALLLAWGPDFDPPGTVDVILLSNPRDMEEFTQGQYAGFAGQTPDGPRMVMTGGGGYLLPDAPGDKETQAHEMAHYLSAFALPRQPRWVAEGLASYLQTVTIKPSNRDVVLGQASRPLLRYVREHGWLTLDELWQWDGQTQQSSAELQRHYASAWLWVHYLINEHGDRFGTFQDQLSRGEEPKRAFAAAFQGATGFQEAVTQYVQLGRYVISTQPLPPVPTQTQTRDLAPADVHVIRALLFTQAPGDTSPEERQRKTDLELAQALKEDPTHVEAQRLRAEGLDKPERLKLARLLVETHPEDGLAWALLADALDAEGELSAPQEQARKRAAELLPDSPSVQNELAWYYARIQQPQQGLAPALRAVRLMPGNAGILNTQAALFFQSGRCKEAVAMARRALDMLHEQAPDTARQKFKQVITLYETKCAPASASAKPE; encoded by the coding sequence ATGAGCTTGCGATTGGGGATCTGGGGGCTGGCGTTGACGTTGTTCTCGGGCTGCGCGGCGAGCCGGGCCTTGTGCCCGGCCGAGGGAGGTCGACCCTGGCGCGAGGTCCGCAGCACGCATTTCCGCCTGCGCACGAACCTGGAACCGAAGGCGGCGTCCCAGACCGCCGTGGAGCTGGAGGAGTTCCGCAGGGCGCTGCTGCTGGCCTGGGGACCGGACTTCGACCCTCCGGGCACGGTGGACGTCATCCTGCTGAGCAATCCCCGCGACATGGAGGAGTTCACCCAAGGCCAGTACGCGGGCTTCGCGGGACAGACTCCGGACGGGCCGCGGATGGTGATGACGGGCGGCGGTGGCTACCTGTTGCCAGACGCCCCTGGTGACAAGGAGACCCAGGCGCATGAGATGGCGCACTACCTGAGCGCCTTCGCCCTGCCCCGCCAGCCCCGCTGGGTGGCGGAAGGCCTCGCCTCGTATCTGCAAACCGTCACCATCAAGCCCAGCAACCGCGACGTGGTCCTGGGTCAGGCCAGCCGGCCGCTGCTCCGCTACGTCCGCGAGCACGGCTGGCTCACGCTGGACGAGCTGTGGCAGTGGGACGGCCAGACCCAGCAGAGCTCCGCGGAGCTCCAGCGCCACTACGCTTCCGCGTGGCTGTGGGTGCATTACCTCATCAATGAGCACGGCGACCGGTTCGGCACCTTCCAGGATCAGCTGTCCCGGGGCGAGGAGCCGAAGCGAGCCTTCGCGGCCGCCTTCCAAGGAGCGACCGGCTTCCAGGAGGCCGTCACCCAGTACGTGCAGCTGGGGCGCTACGTCATCTCCACCCAGCCCCTGCCGCCCGTCCCCACCCAAACCCAGACGCGCGACCTCGCGCCCGCGGACGTGCACGTCATCCGGGCCCTGCTCTTCACCCAGGCGCCAGGGGACACCTCCCCGGAGGAGCGCCAGCGCAAGACGGACCTGGAGCTGGCGCAGGCGCTGAAGGAGGACCCCACCCACGTGGAGGCGCAGCGACTGCGGGCCGAGGGATTGGACAAGCCTGAACGGCTGAAGCTCGCGCGGCTGCTGGTGGAGACGCATCCGGAGGATGGCCTCGCGTGGGCGCTGCTCGCCGACGCGCTGGATGCCGAAGGGGAGCTGTCCGCCCCACAGGAGCAGGCCCGCAAGCGCGCCGCCGAGCTGCTGCCGGACAGTCCCTCCGTCCAGAACGAGCTCGCCTGGTACTACGCGCGCATCCAGCAGCCCCAGCAGGGGCTGGCGCCGGCCCTGCGCGCGGTGCGACTGATGCCGGGAAACGCCGGCATCCTGAACACCCAGGCCGCGCTGTTCTTCCAGTCCGGACGGTGCAAGGAGGCCGTGGCCATGGCGCGTCGCGCGCTCGACATGCTCCACGAGCAGGCCCCGGACACGGCGCGCCAGAAGTTCAAGCAGGTCATCACCTTGTATGAGACGAAGTGCGCCCCGGCCTCGGCCTCGGCGAAGCCGGAGTAG
- a CDS encoding DUF1775 domain-containing protein, with product MKFPLGPLCVVAGSLLSTTAFAHAAVAGPTPPYAGGSFDADFTVSHGCDGADTYRMRVLIPEGVTGVRPVDSTFGKAEVEKDGAGNVTAVVWTKALGDVKAADTHYFHLGLRFKLPAKPFTTVFFPTEQTCRTAAGVETTVAWTGTSGGEHGHDSDAGTAPAENPAPSLYLLPTRLPGWNQYTVEEHVHDLTVFKDALIVWSGTQAYSFNPVTQALIQKEPGTTPLTEIHPGTVIWVKY from the coding sequence ATGAAGTTTCCCCTGGGGCCGCTGTGCGTCGTCGCGGGTTCGCTGCTGTCCACCACGGCCTTCGCGCATGCGGCGGTGGCGGGTCCCACTCCGCCGTACGCGGGGGGCTCGTTCGATGCCGACTTCACCGTGAGCCATGGCTGTGACGGGGCGGACACGTACCGGATGCGGGTGCTCATCCCGGAGGGCGTGACAGGGGTGCGGCCCGTGGACTCCACGTTCGGCAAGGCGGAGGTGGAGAAGGACGGCGCGGGCAACGTGACGGCGGTGGTCTGGACGAAGGCGCTGGGGGACGTCAAGGCCGCGGACACGCACTACTTCCATCTGGGCCTGCGCTTCAAGCTGCCCGCCAAGCCGTTCACCACCGTGTTCTTCCCCACCGAACAGACATGCCGCACGGCGGCCGGCGTCGAGACGACGGTGGCCTGGACGGGCACGAGCGGCGGTGAACATGGCCATGACTCGGATGCGGGCACGGCGCCCGCGGAGAACCCGGCCCCCTCGCTCTACCTGCTGCCCACGCGCCTCCCGGGCTGGAACCAGTACACGGTGGAGGAGCACGTGCACGACCTCACGGTGTTCAAGGACGCGCTCATCGTCTGGTCCGGCACGCAGGCATACAGCTTCAACCCCGTCACCCAGGCGCTCATCCAGAAGGAGCCGGGCACCACGCCGCTCACGGAGATCCACCCGGGCACGGTCATCTGGGTGAAGTATTAG
- a CDS encoding class I SAM-dependent methyltransferase: MSAQYDRIGEKVADWDVLPVRSESIEGHTFFKALGAVQGRAVLDLACGDGLYTRQLKARGASRVVGVDISEEMIRGARRHEEEQPLGIEYHVADVADMSPLGTFDCVTAVYLLHYAHSPEHMLRMCRNIHAHLKPGGSFVTYAFNPGFSAKGPNSTRYGITMLDFPVSPRDGQAISAELHTKSPFTIHFSYWSQATHEQALREAGFHTLTWRRPECAPEGIARYGQAFWQDYLDNPHAVALRCER, encoded by the coding sequence ATGTCGGCGCAATATGACCGGATTGGGGAGAAGGTCGCGGACTGGGATGTCCTGCCGGTGCGCTCGGAGTCCATCGAAGGCCACACCTTCTTCAAGGCGCTCGGGGCCGTGCAGGGCCGTGCGGTCCTCGACCTGGCGTGTGGCGACGGGCTCTACACGCGGCAGTTGAAGGCGCGCGGCGCCAGCAGGGTGGTGGGCGTGGACATCTCCGAGGAGATGATTCGCGGCGCCAGGCGGCACGAAGAGGAACAACCGCTGGGCATCGAGTACCACGTGGCGGACGTGGCCGACATGTCTCCGCTGGGCACCTTTGATTGCGTGACGGCCGTCTATCTCCTGCACTACGCGCACTCGCCCGAACACATGCTGCGGATGTGCCGGAACATCCATGCCCACCTGAAGCCAGGGGGCAGCTTCGTCACCTATGCGTTCAATCCCGGGTTCAGCGCGAAGGGTCCCAACAGCACCCGGTATGGCATCACGATGTTGGACTTCCCTGTGTCACCCCGGGATGGGCAGGCCATCTCCGCGGAGCTGCACACGAAGAGCCCCTTCACCATCCACTTCTCCTACTGGAGCCAGGCCACGCACGAGCAGGCGCTGCGAGAGGCGGGCTTCCACACGCTCACCTGGAGGCGCCCCGAGTGCGCGCCCGAGGGGATCGCCCGGTACGGACAGGCGTTCTGGCAGGACTACCTCGACAACCCGCACGCGGTCGCACTGCGCTGCGAGCGGTGA